The region TGGAAGCTCCGGTGTCGCGCAATGCCGCGCCCGGCCTGCGCGACAAGGGCTGGATCTAGCGCTTTCTCCAAGGCCGAATGCAAAACTCCCCGCAGTCGGCGAACTGCGGGGAGCCTTGTCGGCCGGGGGGATTATCCGGCCCACGGAATGTCCGTGCGGGTATCAGCTATGGTACTTGGCGTAGCTGAGGTCGAAGCGGTCGGCGTCCATCACCTTGGTCCATGCCTTCACAAAGGTGTCGACGAACTTCTGCTCGCCGCCATTCTCGGCAAAGACTTCGGCGATTGCGCGCAGCTGCGAGTTCGAACCGAAGACGAGGTCGGTGCGGGTCGCACGCCACTTCTCGGTGCCTTCCTTGCGGCAGCGACCGACGAATTCCTCGTCACCGCTCTCGTCGACCACTTCCCACACCGTGCCCATTTCGAGCAGGTTGACGAAGAAGTCGTTCGACAGCGTGCCCGGACGGTCGGTCAGGACGCCGATCTTGGAGCCGTGCTGCGCGTGCTTGGTGACAGCACCCAGCGCGCGCATGCCGCCGACCAGCGCTGTCATCTCGGGGATCGAGAGGCCGAGCAGGTGCGCCTTGTCGACCAGCATGTCCTCGGTCTTCACCGAAGCCTTGGTCTTCAGGTAGTTGCGGAAACCGTCGGCGAAAGGCTCGAGCGGCTCCCAGCTCTCTGCATCGAACTGGTCTTCCGTCGCATCGCCGCGGCCGGTGGTCACATCGACGCTGACGTTGAAGCCGCCGTCCTGCGCTGCCTTCTCGATCGCTGCCGCACCGGCGAGCACGATGGCATCGGCCATCGAGATGCCGCCGCGAAGCTCGTCGAGCTTGTTGAGCACCTTGGTCAGCTCTTCCGGATCGTTGACCTTCCAGTTGCGCAGCGCATCGAAGCGGATGTGCGCCCCGTTGGCACCGCCGCGGTGGTCGGAGTTGCGATAGGTCGAGGCCGAAGCCCAGGCCGCCTTGACCAGCTCGCTGACCGTCAGCCCGCTCGAGAGGACGTCGGACTTGAAGGTCGCGACTTCCTTTTCGGTCGGCTGCGAGCCGGCGGGGATCGGATCCTGCCAGATCAGGTCTTCTGCCGGCACTTCCGGGCCGAGGTAGCGGACCTTGGGACCCATGTCGCGGTGGCACAGCTTGAACCATGCGCGGGCGAAGGCATCGTCGAGCGCCGCCTGGTCGTCACGGAAGCGCTCGGAAATCTTGCGATATTCCGGGTCGCGCTTCAGCGCCATGTCGGCGGTGGTCATCATGGTCGGGACCTTCTTGGACGGATCGCGCGCGTCGGGCGCCATGTCCTCGGGGTCCGGATTGATCGGCTGCCACTGGTTCGCGCCGGCCGGGCTCTGGACGAGCTCGTATTCATATTTGAACAGCAGGCGGAAATAGTCGTTGCCCCACTCGGTCGGGTTCGGGGTCCACGCGCCTTCGATGCCCGAGGTGGTGATGTGACCCTTGCCGATTTCTTCCGGGTCGGTCAGCCAGCCGAAGCCCATGGTATGCAGGCTCTCCCCTTCCGGCGCCTTGCCGAAAGTATCGGACGGCTTGGCACCATGCGCCTTGCCGAACGCGTGCCCACCGGCGGTAAGAGCGACGGTTTCCTCGTCGTTCATCGCCATGCGGGCAAAGGTTTCGCGCATGTCGCGGGCCATGCCTTCCGCATCGTGCGGATTGCCGCCCGGGCCTTCCGGGTTGACGTAGATGAGGCCCATCTGGATCGCGGCCAGCGGGTTGTCGAGCGCCTTGCCTTCATCGGGGATGATGCGGGTTTCGGCGCCTTCGTCGACCCACTTTTCTTCCGTGCCCCAATAGACAGTTTCCGGCTCGAACACGTCCTTGCGGCCGCCGCCGAAGCCGAAGACCGGGCCGCCCATGCTTTCGATGGCGACGTTACCGGTCAGGATGAAAAGGTCGGCCCAGCTGATGTGCTTGCCGTACTTCTGCTTGATCGGCCACAGCAGGCGGCGTGCCTTGTCGAGGTTGCCGTTGTCGGGCCAGCTGTTGAGCGGGGCGAAGCGCTGCTGGCCGCTGCCTGCACCGCCGCGACCGTCGCCGGTGCGATAGGTGCCCGCCGCGTGCCACGCCATGCGGATGAAGAACGGGCCGTAGTGGCCGTAGTCCGCCGGCCACCATTCCTGGCTGTCGGTCATCAGCGCGGTCAGGTCTTCCTTCAGCGCCTTGTAGTCGATCGCATTGAAGGCTTCGCAGTAATCGAAGTCTTTGTCCATCGGATCGGCGCTGCGGCCTTCCTGGGTGAGAATGTCGAGCTGGAGCGCGTCGGGCCACCAGTCGCGGTTGGTCCGGCCAAGCAGGCCGCGCATGCCTCCGTCACCGTGGAACGGGCATCCGCCGCTCATTTCTCCGGTCTTCATATCCATGGCATCCTCCTGAGTCGTTTGAATTATGGGCCTGATGTGCGCCTTCGCGATTAATTCGTCCAATCGATTAATTGTCACATAGTAATCGTTTTGACCGCATGTCTTTGACCGGGCGCAAACCGCCAGCAAACGGGGAGGATATGCCGTGCGAGGCTTGCGGCGGATCGCGGCTGGTCCTAAGCGCCTCGACCATGAGCAGCTATCCCAAGACCAGCCGCCTGATGCAGCGCGGCACCGATTTCCTCGGCTCCGAATATGCCATCCTGTGCGGCGCGATGAGCTGGGTATCGGAACGCAATCTCGTCTCCGCGATCAGCAATGCGGGCGGCTTCGGGGTGATCGCATGCGGCGCCATGACGCCCGACCTGCTCGACACCGAGATCGCCGAAACGAAGAAGCTGACCGACAAGCCCTTCGGCGTGAACCTCATCACCATGCATCCCGACCTGATGGATCTGATCGAGGTTTGCGGGAAGCACGGCGTGAGCCATGTCGTGCTTGCTGGCGGCATTCCTCCCAAGGGCAGTGTCGAGGCGATCAAGGCGCATGGCGCCAAGGTCATCGTGTTCGCGCCGACGCTGGCGCTCGCCAAGAAGCTGCTGCGCTCGGGCGGCGATGCGCTGGTGATCGAGGGCATGGAAGCGGGCGGCCATATCGGCCCTGTCTCGACCAGCGTGCTCGCGCAGGAATTCCTGCCCGAACTGGCCGACGACCACATCGTCTTCGTCGCCGGGGGTATCGGCAAGGGCCAGGCGATTGCCGGCTACCTCGAAATGGGCGCCGTCGGCGTGCAGCTCGGCACGCGTTTCGCCTGTGCGAGCGAGAGCATTGCGCATCCCGATTTCAAGAAGGCCTTCTTCCGCGCCAATGCGCGCGATGCGATCGCCAGCGTGCAGGTCGACCCGCGCCTGCCGGTCATCCCGGTGCGCGCGCTGAAGAACAAGGGCACCGAGGAATTCACTGCCAAGCAGATCGAAGTCGCCGGAATGCTCGACCGCGAGGAAGTCGCGATGGCCGAGGCACAGCTGCAGATCGAGCACTACTGGGCGGGTGCATTGCGCCGCGCGGTGATCGATGGCGATGTCGAGAACGGCAGCCTGATGGCCGGGCAGAGCGTCGGCATGGTCAAGGCCGAAGAGCCGGTCGCCGACATCATTGCGCAGCTGATGGCGGAAAGCGAAGAAGCATTGTCGAGGCGCTGAGCCTTTCGGCACACGAACGGTCGGTACCTGTGCGGTTGCCCGCTGGCTGAAGCGGGCAGCTATTTCTTCGTCGCGATACCTTCGACATTGGCGAGCCGGATGAGTCGCGCGCGTCGGTCGTGCGGGTCGACTTCGGATGTCACGACACCCTTGGTCTTGAGGCGCTCTATCGCGAGGTAGAAGCCGCGATAGGACGATTCCGAAGCGAGCAGCAGCTCCTTGATGCGGGCGTCACCGTGATTGAGCAGGTGCATGATGATGCGCCCCTCGATCGTGAACACCTCGACCCCGGCCTGCCCGAAGGCACGCGAAAATTTCGTCAGACTGTCATTCACCGGAATCGACCACTTGATTGCATTTGCGGAATGTCGCTGAGATACAATTCGCGCCCCCGAAAATGTCGCGCAAATACAATTTGCGACCTAAAAATGTCGCTTTCATACAAAATCTATATCTTTGTTAAACACAGATGCCCCCCAGCGACGCGTATATCTACTACCTATATTCGGAATCACGTGCGAACTAGGGCATTCGCATTCCATTTGTATATATAAAAGTATTACTCAAAAGCGATATCAAAAGAACAGTAATTCAAGTAGCCCCACTTCAACTGGGTCCACGGGTCGCCTGGTTGATAACAATTGTTAGCTTTCCTTTTGAGGGGTTATTTATGCGTACTATGAATTTTGCGGGCCGCGCAGCGATTGCTGGCCTGATGACCGGCGTCGCAGGGGGCGCGCTGGTGGTTGCAACTCCGGCCGCGGCACAGTCGGCTGAAACGTGCACGGTCTTCTCGGACGGTTTCGTTCTTTGTACTGAGCCGAATGGCGACGTCGATTATCGTCTAAGCCCCGATTACGCGGCTATGGCTGACGGCGCCTATGATAACCTCGACAGCAAGATCGAGCAGACCGCTCCGACCGAAGCCGAAACCGAGGCGGCCCAGGCAGAGCTCGATGCCGCCAACGCAGCGGCAGCGGACCTGAATGAAGCATCTGCTGCTGTCGAAGCGTCGCTGACGGACGAGAACCTCGCTGCCTTCGAAGCAGTCGATACCGCCCAGACCGGCTTCGAAGATGCTCTGGCGGTGGAAAGCGATGCTGCCGACGCATTCGTCGCGGCCCAGACTGCATTCGATGCTGCAGCTGACGATCTGACCGCAGCCAATTCTGACGTGACCGATGCGAGTGTCGCTCTTAGCAACGCGCAGGATGATGTCGACGCGGCCCAGGCCGCATACGACGCGGATCAGACGCCGGCGAACCTGGCTGCACTCAACGATGCTCTTGCAGCGCGTGCAGACGCTCAGCAGAATCTCGCTGATGCCGAAGCCGCGCGTGCCGATGCACTGGCCGACGCCAATGCAGCAGCCGCTGACCTGGCAGCAGCCCAGGGCGCCTTTGACGATGCAGTTGCAGCTCGCGTCGCGGCCGCCGACGATCTCGCCGACGCCGTTACCGCACTCGACACCTCGCTCGCTTCGAACGACGATTTTGTCGATGCGATTACGGATGCCGGCTTCACCGCTGACGCCGCCGGTCTCACCGCTCTGAACGACAATACCGAAGCGGCAAATCAGACGGCTGCAATCGAGCAGGCTCAGTTTGACGCGCTGGACGACATTACCAATACCTACGCACGTGCTCGCGACGTTCTTGTTCCGGCTGCTGAGAGCGAGAATGCTGCAATTGCCGCAGCCTCTCAGGCTCTGCTTGGCGATCCGCGTGCGGACGAGACCGACTTCGAAATCGAAGCTGTTGCGGCTCTGGTCGATCACGAGGGTCGCATCACCGCGAACGAAGAGCAGCTCGCTGACCACGAAGTTCGCATCACGGCAAACGAGGAAACCCTCGCTGACCACGAAGTTCGCATCACGGCAAACGAGGAAACCCTCGCTGACCACGAAGTTCGCATCACGGCAAACGAGGAAACCCTCGCTGACCACGAAGTTCGTATCACCGAAAATGAAGCGACCCTCGTAGAGCATGATCAGCGCATTGCTACGAACGCTGCCGCGATCGTCGAGGAAGCGGAAGTCCGCGCTCTCGCCGACGCTCAGTTGCTCGACCGCATAACGTCGGAAGAGAACGCTCGTATCGCTGCTGACACGGCCCTGCAGAACCAGATCACTGGCCTCAGCACCCGCGTCGGCAACATCGAGACCCGTCTCGACGACCTCGACGATGCAGTTGCCAGCTCGACCGCTACGGCGATCGCACTGGGCGGCATGGGCTTCCTGCCGGACACGAAGTTCAACCTCGCCGTTTCGGGCGGTTTCTACGAAGGCGCGAACGCAATCGCTGCCAACGTCGGCATCCGCGTGAACGACAAGGTTGCCATCACCGCAGGTGTCGGTGGCGGCCTGAACAAGGGCGGCAAGGTCGGTGGCCGCGTCGGCATCATCTTCGGCTGGTAATCCCTGACCAGTCAGATTGACCGACAATCAGGAGCGGCCCGGGGCGAAGAGTCCCGGGCCGTTTCCTTTTGCGCGGGTGAAGCCCCGCAAACCGCAGCTTGTCCCCGCTGGCACCAGTTCGATCTTGCCGAACGGCAGCCCCCGCGTCAGGAGGGGGCATGTCAGAGCCTCTCGTCCTTACCCTTAGCTGTGCCGACCGCCCCGGTATCACCGCGCGCGTGACCTCGTTCCTGTTCGAGCGCGGCGGCAATGTCCTCGAAGCGCAGCAGTTCAACGATAGCGAGAGCGGCCGTTTCTTCATGCGGGTCGAATTCGATCCCGGCGCGGCATCGCGCGACATGCTTCGCGAGGATTTTGCCGGGGTCGCGGCTGAATTCGCGATGGACTGGAAGCT is a window of Erythrobacter sp. HKB08 DNA encoding:
- the katG gene encoding catalase/peroxidase HPI, translating into MDMKTGEMSGGCPFHGDGGMRGLLGRTNRDWWPDALQLDILTQEGRSADPMDKDFDYCEAFNAIDYKALKEDLTALMTDSQEWWPADYGHYGPFFIRMAWHAAGTYRTGDGRGGAGSGQQRFAPLNSWPDNGNLDKARRLLWPIKQKYGKHISWADLFILTGNVAIESMGGPVFGFGGGRKDVFEPETVYWGTEEKWVDEGAETRIIPDEGKALDNPLAAIQMGLIYVNPEGPGGNPHDAEGMARDMRETFARMAMNDEETVALTAGGHAFGKAHGAKPSDTFGKAPEGESLHTMGFGWLTDPEEIGKGHITTSGIEGAWTPNPTEWGNDYFRLLFKYEYELVQSPAGANQWQPINPDPEDMAPDARDPSKKVPTMMTTADMALKRDPEYRKISERFRDDQAALDDAFARAWFKLCHRDMGPKVRYLGPEVPAEDLIWQDPIPAGSQPTEKEVATFKSDVLSSGLTVSELVKAAWASASTYRNSDHRGGANGAHIRFDALRNWKVNDPEELTKVLNKLDELRGGISMADAIVLAGAAAIEKAAQDGGFNVSVDVTTGRGDATEDQFDAESWEPLEPFADGFRNYLKTKASVKTEDMLVDKAHLLGLSIPEMTALVGGMRALGAVTKHAQHGSKIGVLTDRPGTLSNDFFVNLLEMGTVWEVVDESGDEEFVGRCRKEGTEKWRATRTDLVFGSNSQLRAIAEVFAENGGEQKFVDTFVKAWTKVMDADRFDLSYAKYHS
- a CDS encoding nitronate monooxygenase family protein — protein: MSSYPKTSRLMQRGTDFLGSEYAILCGAMSWVSERNLVSAISNAGGFGVIACGAMTPDLLDTEIAETKKLTDKPFGVNLITMHPDLMDLIEVCGKHGVSHVVLAGGIPPKGSVEAIKAHGAKVIVFAPTLALAKKLLRSGGDALVIEGMEAGGHIGPVSTSVLAQEFLPELADDHIVFVAGGIGKGQAIAGYLEMGAVGVQLGTRFACASESIAHPDFKKAFFRANARDAIASVQVDPRLPVIPVRALKNKGTEEFTAKQIEVAGMLDREEVAMAEAQLQIEHYWAGALRRAVIDGDVENGSLMAGQSVGMVKAEEPVADIIAQLMAESEEALSRR
- a CDS encoding helix-turn-helix domain-containing protein; the protein is MNDSLTKFSRAFGQAGVEVFTIEGRIIMHLLNHGDARIKELLLASESSYRGFYLAIERLKTKGVVTSEVDPHDRRARLIRLANVEGIATKK
- a CDS encoding YadA C-terminal domain-containing protein, with protein sequence MRTMNFAGRAAIAGLMTGVAGGALVVATPAAAQSAETCTVFSDGFVLCTEPNGDVDYRLSPDYAAMADGAYDNLDSKIEQTAPTEAETEAAQAELDAANAAAADLNEASAAVEASLTDENLAAFEAVDTAQTGFEDALAVESDAADAFVAAQTAFDAAADDLTAANSDVTDASVALSNAQDDVDAAQAAYDADQTPANLAALNDALAARADAQQNLADAEAARADALADANAAAADLAAAQGAFDDAVAARVAAADDLADAVTALDTSLASNDDFVDAITDAGFTADAAGLTALNDNTEAANQTAAIEQAQFDALDDITNTYARARDVLVPAAESENAAIAAASQALLGDPRADETDFEIEAVAALVDHEGRITANEEQLADHEVRITANEETLADHEVRITANEETLADHEVRITANEETLADHEVRITENEATLVEHDQRIATNAAAIVEEAEVRALADAQLLDRITSEENARIAADTALQNQITGLSTRVGNIETRLDDLDDAVASSTATAIALGGMGFLPDTKFNLAVSGGFYEGANAIAANVGIRVNDKVAITAGVGGGLNKGGKVGGRVGIIFGW